The following proteins are co-located in the Gossypium hirsutum isolate 1008001.06 chromosome A02, Gossypium_hirsutum_v2.1, whole genome shotgun sequence genome:
- the LOC121213573 gene encoding metal-nicotianamine transporter YSL1 — protein sequence MEEVKDTKEKEREDMEEVHEETEGSRTIQPWTQQITVRGVIVSILIGTVYSVIAMKLNLTTGWVPNLNVSAALIAFLFIRTWTKVVEKAGYTAKPFTRQENTMIQTCAVACYSIAIGGGFASYLLGLNRKTYELSGVGTEGNSAKAIKEPGLGWMTGFLFVVCFVGLFVLIPLRKVMIVDLKLTYPSGLATAVLINGFHSQGNKSAKKQVRGFLRYFSASFLWGFFQWFFSGKEECGFKQFPTFGLKAWKQTFFFDFSLTYVGAGMICSHLVNLSLLFGAVISYGIMWPLINRLKGQWFSEDLQESSMRSLYGYKVFVSVALILGDGLYNFLKILSFTLINIHGRLKDKGRNRDEEDDRKKTAEDRKQNELFIRETIPMWIGVVGYVVLSIVSVVVIPIMFPQLKWYYVIIAYILAPSLAFCNAYGAGLTDMNMAYNYGKVALFVLAALTGKENGVVAGLAGCGLIKSVVSVACILMQDFKTAHYTLASPRAMFLSQAIGTAIGCVVTPLSFFLFYKAFDVGNPYGEFKAPYALIYRNMAILGVQGFSALPRHCLQLCYGFFAFAVLVNFVRDVSPHKIGKWMPLPMAMAMPFLVGGYFAIDMCLGTLVVFAWQKLNAKKAELMVPAVASGLICGEGLWILPASILALAKINPPICMKFLPS from the exons ATGGAAGAGGTGAAGGATACGAAAGAGAAAGAGAGGGAAGACATGGAAGAGGTGCATGAAGAAACCGAGGGTTCAAGGACAATACAACCATGGACTCAGCAAATCACTGTGAGGGGAGTGATTGTAAGCATCTTGATTGGGACGGTTTACAGTGTGATAGCCATGAAACTGAACCTCACAACAGGTTGGGTCCCTAACCTGAATGTCTCAGCTGCTCTTATCGCCTTCCTTTTTATCCGGACATGGACAAAAGTTGTTGAGAAGGCAGGATATACGGCCAAACCTTTTACAAGACAAGAGAACACCATGATTCAGACATGTGCAGTTGCATGTTACAGCATAGCTATTGGAG GTGGGTTTGCATCTTATCTGTTGGGATTAAACAGGAAGACATATGAATTGTCCGGAGTAGGCACTGAAGGGAACTCTGCAAAGGCTATAAAGGAACCAGGACTTGGGTGGATGACCGGCTTCCTTTTTGTAGTTTGCTTTGTTGGTCTTTTCGTATTAATTCCTTTAAGAAAG GTCATGATAGTGGACCTCAAGTTGACTTATCCAAGTGGCTTGGCTACTGCAGTTCTCATCAATGGCTTCCATAGCCAAGGCAATAAGTCAGCCAA GAAACAGGTGCGTGGGTTCCTGAGGTACTTCTCAGCTAGTTTCCTATGGGGATTTTTTCAATGGTTTTTCTCTGGGAAAGAAGAATGTGGTTTCAAGCAGTTCCCTACTTTCGGACTTAAAGCCTGGAAGCAAAC aTTCTTCTTTGATTTTAGCTTGACCTATGTCGGGGCAGGAATGATCTGTTCTCACCTGGTTAACTTGTCTCTGCTATTTGGAGCTGTGATTTCATATGGAATAATGTGGCCACTTATTAATCGCCTTAAAGGACAATGGTTTTCTGAGGATTTACAAGAAAGCAGCATGAGGAGTCTATATGGATACAAG GTTTTTGTATCTGTTGCTCTCATTCTTGGTGATGGCCTTTACAATTTCCTCAAGATACTGTCTTTCACGCTTATAAACATCCATGGTAGATTGAAGGACAAGGGCCGAAATAGAG ATGAGGAGGATGATCGGAAGAAGACAGCTGAGGATCGAAAACAAAACGAACTTTTCATCAGAGAAACCATCCCCATGTGGATTGGGGTCGTTGGATATGTGGTATTGTCTATCGTGTCTGTTGTTGTGATCCCCATCATGTTCCCTCAACTCAAATGGTACTATGTGATTATAGCTTACATTCTTGCCCCATCTCTGGCTTTCTGCAATGCTTATGGGGCGGGTCTTACCGACATGAATATGGCCTATAACTATGGGAAAGTAGCCCTTTTCGTGTTGGCAGCATTGACAGGCAAGGAAAACGGTGTTGTAGCAGGGCTTGCCGGATGTGGACTCATCAAATCTGTTGTTTCTGTTGCTTGCATTTTAATGCAAGATTTCAAGACAGCGCATTATACGCTCGCATCACCAAGAGCGATGTTCTTGAGCCAAGCAATTGGGACGGCTATTGGCTGCGTTGTAACGCCTCTCAGCTTCTTCCTTTTCTACAAAGCATTCGATGTTGGAAACCCATATGGAGAATTCAAAGCACCATATGCCTTGATATATAGAAACATGGCTATTCTAGGTGTGCAAGGATTTTCGGCTTTGCCTCGGCATTGCTTGCAACTCTGTTATGGCTTCTTTGCTTTTGCAGTGTTGGTGAATTTTGTGAGAGATGTCTCACCGCATAAAATAGGGAAATGGATGCCGCTTCCGATGGCAATGGCAATGCCATTTTTAGTTGGGGGATATTTTGCGATTGATATGTGCTTGGGAACTTTGGTCGTGTTTGCTTGGCAGAAGCTAAATGCAAAGAAGGCTGAGTTGATGGTTCCAGCCGTTGCTTCCGGGCTAATATGTGGGGAAGGGCTATGGATTCTCCCGGCTTCAATTCTTGCCTTGGCCAAAATTAATCCTCCCATTTGCATGAAATTCCTGCCTTCTTAG